In Pleurocapsa minor HA4230-MV1, the genomic window ATAACGTCAAACTAGGCAAATGGCTTAAAGGAGATGAATTCACCGCCCTCATTGTCAAACAAATAAGCGATCGCATCATCCCCATTGCTCCTGCTGCCGAAGTAACCGAACAACAGCAGAAACTAGATCGACTACAGCGAGAGATTGATTGCCATCCCGTACAACAGGTAGACAATCCTAATCAACTGCTCAAAAAATATCAAAAGCGACTGCAACTACGGGATAAACTACACAAAACTCAGATTAAGTACCAAAAGCAAAAGTCGAATCAATCCTATTACTGGGAAGAGTTTCTCAATCTGATCGAAGTTTTACAGGAATTCGAGGCTTTAAAAGAATACAGTCCTAGTTTCTTAGGTCAAGCAGCAGCGACTATTCGCGGTGACAATGAACTTTGGTTAGCCTTAGTCTTTGTCTCTGGGGAATTAGAACATCTTGAACCCCATCATCTGGCAGCTACCGTCTGTGCTTTAATTACTGAAACTCCCCGCGCTGATGTTTGGTGTGATTTTCCTCCCCCACCTGAAGTGTTAGACGTTTTGGGAGTCAACAAATCAACCGAAAGCAGTTCAGCCATCAGAGAAATTAGAACTCGTCTGTTTCAGGTACAGCGTCGTCATGGAGTTGGTCTACCCGTTTGGCGCGAATATGGACTGGTGGGATTATGCGAACAGTGGGCGTTAGGAATGAATTGGCAAGATCTTTGTGACAGCGTTAGTTTAGCAGAAGGAGATATTGTCAGAATGCTCCGCCGTACTGTTGATGTGCTGTCGCAAATTCCGCAAATTCCTAATATTTCTAGTACCCTATCTAACAATGCCAGAGAAGCAAACGCAATGATGAAGCGTTTCCCAATTTAATATGAAGTCCGTTTAGACAATTCCAATTAAAACTCGCGCAAAGACGCAAAGGCGCAAAGATTATTGTAAGAAGTAATTAAGCGGACTTGATATAAACCGTCGCTAGCGGGAAACTCTCACTTTGAGATGGACTATTCAAGGAAGTAGGAAATAGGAAGTAGAGAATTAAAGTATAGGGTTTAGAGTCTTTGGAGGATATTAGTGCCATGGGTATCAGTCCCACAGGTACTGTAAAGATGATGTTTTGTGGCTAAAGCCTGAACTATTTCTGTTTTTCCAGGACTAGGCTGCCAAATTTGAGGGTTGTTATAAGCATAGTAAGTTTCTACAGCATCAATATTCAATTGCGCAGCAGCAGGAATTAACTGGCTCGCTGAGAGACGATAGCGTTCTGGGTGAGCTAAAACAGCCAGTCCTCCAGCTTGATGAATACTCTCAATTACTCGTTCGGCTTGAGCAGCTTCTTCATGGGGTCTATTTCCTTGCAGATATGAGCTGATTGCAGGATGCTCTGGATTGAATCCATAACCTAAGATATGTACTTCCACTGACAATAATCTGGAAGTGATTTCTGTACCTGTCCATAGCTGAGGTAAGTTTTTTCGCTCTAAACTAATAGTGTCAAGATAAGATGCTGCTTCTTTAAAGCCATCTACAGAATGATGATCTGTAATTGCCAAACCTTTTAAGCCGATCGCGATCGCCTGCTGGATTAAATCTACTGGCGTTAATTGACCATCTGAAGCAATAGTATGTAAATGAAAGTTGTATGAGTGAGGACAACTAGCAGCATCAATTGTCTTCCAAACACTCATCAAGTGTCCAATATCCTGTGCTGTCGGTTTGAGAGAATATGTCACAACCATATGCGTCAATAGATAGCCGAGAAGTGTTTCTAATTGTTACAAATAACATAACAAAATAAAAGACCCCTTGGGAAAGCTTTGAATAACCAATAACTATAAAAAAATTCTTAAATCCCTTGACAGATATGACTTTAAGGTCATCAAAAAAAATGATATCGATCCCAAATAAAAGATATAGAATTAGTTAATAATTTTTACATGACGACTTTGCTACCTGCTGTCCTTCCTGTGGGCTTGATTATTTTGATTGGCTTTGTTGTCGGTCGTACTATTCCTCTACAGCGTTCAACCCTCTCTCAGCTATCCCTTTACGTCTTATCTCCCGCTTTGGTGATTAGTAGTTTATATCGTACTGAGGTGTCTTTAGATAGTTCCAGTAAGCTTTTACTTGGCTTTGCTTTAACATCCCTCAGTCTCTACCTAATTGTCACCGTCATCAGTCGTCTCTTGAGCCTACCTGCTCCTTTAAGTCGAGCTATTACCGCCGTAGTTATGTTTCCTAATAATGGCAATATGGGTCTGCCAGTCGCCACTTTCGCTTTGGGGACAGCAGGATTAGATCGGGCAATTATCTATATGCTGGGTTCTGCCTTTTTGATGTTTTGCTTTGGCCCAGCAATGATTCGAGGTAAGGGGATCATTGAGGGTTTTAAACTTACTCTCAAGCTACCGCTGTTGTGGGCATTTTTATTTGGTCTAGGCTTGCATTACTGGTCGCCAAAAATTCCTTGGGGATTAGACAAGGGTATTGAGCAGTTGGGTGCAGCAGATATTCCCATCGCCTTGATTTTATTGGGAATTCAATTATCCCAGACTCGTTTTCGACCAGAGATTAAAGAAATTATTTTAGCGATCGCTCGTTTGACCTGCGCGCCGATGATTGCCTATGTCATTGGTAGACTACTTCAGTTAGAAACTCTCAATTTACAGATCCTTGTTTTAGAGAGTGGGATGCCCACCGCAGTTAGTTCCTTCGTGATTGTCAGTGAGTTTGGTGGAGATCAAGATTTAGTAGCCAGGGCAATTGTTACTTCTACTTTAATGAGCTTTATTACGTTGCCGATTTTATTATCGTTTTTGTTAGCTCTTGGCGCTTAGTTGTCTATTTAAAAGGTTTAATTAGGTAAAAGATATTGAATCACTACTCTTCAACACTCGATCATCAAAAGCGTTTTTGGCAATTAGCGATCGTCAATGTCATTTCTAACCTGATGGTGCCATTGGCTAGTCTGGTTGATGTGGCATTTTTGGGTCATTTGACGGAAATTCGTCATTTAGCGGGGGTGGCGATCGCTACAGTGTTATTTAATTATATTTACTGGACTTTTGGTTTTCTGCGCATGGGGACGACAGGATTAACCGCCCAAGCCAGAGGTAGAGGAGATACGCAAGTTGAGATCCTAATTTTGTTACGCAATAGTGCGATCGCTGTAGTTATTGGAATCATTATTCTCTTGCTACAGCAACCCCTAAGAGAAATTGGCTTTAACTTACTCCAAGCCGATCCTGAAGTGCTTCAAGCAGGGAGAGCTTATTATAACGCCCTGATTTGGGGTGCGCCTCCTACTTTACTCAACTTTGTCTTATTCGGTTGGTTTTTAGGGCGAGAACAAGGAAAAGGAGTCTTGCTCATGTCTTTGGTCAATAATGGCGCTAACATTGCTCTAGATTATCTGTTTGTGGTTCGCTGGGGACAGTCAAGCGCGGGGGCGGGTGGAGCAACGGCTATTAGTCAATTAATCACCCTAATTATGGGATTAGCTTTGGTATACCGCGAACTGGCGGGGATATCTTGGCAACAACAGCGATCGCAGATCTGGGAATTATCTGCCCTCAAGACTGCTTTTTTCCTCAATCAAGATATTTTGATTCGTACCTTAGCCTTAATATCCACCTTTGCTGTGTTTACTAACCTCAGCGCCACAATGGGAACAACGATTTTAGCTAGTAATACGCTCTTATTGCAGGTGGTTACTTTGGCAGCTTATTTTATTGATGGTGTTGCCTTTGCTACTGAAAGTATTGCGGGAAATCTCCACGGACAAGGGACAAAAGAACAACTGCTGCCGTTATTAAAATTAGCGGGTAGCGTAAGCTTGCTCGCTGGCTTGGGTTTTGCTGCCGTGTTTAGCTTTTTCCCTCGGCCTTTATTTGGTTTATTAACCAGTCACGCAGAAGTAATTCAGCAAATTAGTAATTATCTCTGGTGGTTATTTCCTGTATTGGGTTTTGGTTCAATCGCCTACATGCTCGATGGCTATTTTTTAGGCTTAACCGCAGGTAAAATTTTGCGCCAATCTACTCTAATTGCAGCAATCATTGGTTTTACACCGATGGCGATCGCTGCTTGGTATTGGCAAACTAATCACTTACTCTGGCTAGCTCTAGCTCTATTTATGGCAACTCGAAGTATTACTTTAGGCTGGAAAATTAATTATTCAGGCATCACTACTTGTAAGCTAGATTGATACAACTCAATAATATTGATGCGAGAAGTAGGATGTTGAGAAAAATATTGAAGAGTATCAATTGGTTAAGTCGGCATTGGTTATATTGTTTAATCTCTGGACTAATCGCGTTTTCGATTGTTTTTGTCCAGACTTATGGGCTGAAATCCTCAGCTTCATCATCTCCAGTGATTGCCGCAGCACCACCAGAATTAGTGGATTTAGAGCAATTTTCTGATTTAGTGAGCAAGTTAGAGGCGAGATGGGAAAAGACTTATGAACAGTACTTTGACCGCGATTTTGCTCATCAATCGAACTTAGGTAATCAAATTGCCAAGCGTTTACAAGAAGTTCAAGAGCAGACAAATATCTCTCCAGCGGTTATTTGGGCTATGCCAACAGATAATTTTTTAGAATTAATCTTAGTTACTCCTAAACAACAGCTTGTGATTAAAAAAATCCCTGGAGCAAATCTGGAGAGATTGACCAAGAGAATTAATGAGTTAGGAGTGGCAATGAGCGATCGCACTTCTCTTGATTATTATCCTCCAGCCAGATTAATTTACGATTGGATCTTTAAACCTCTCGACCCCTATTTAGAAGCCGAAAACATCGATACTCTATTGCTTTGCACTGGCCCCAAACTGCGTTCTCTTCCTTTTGCAGCGTTACATGATGGAGATAAGTTTGTCATCGAAAAATATAACTTGGCTCTTATTCCCGCTTTTAGCTTGACAGATACTAATTATCAAGCACAGCTAGATCGACAGGTTTTGGCAATGGGAACATCCGAATTCGAGAACTTGCCTCCGCTGCCTGGAGTAGGAATTGAGCTAGAAACTATTGTGCCAAAGTTATGGTCAGGACGCAAAATAATCGATCGAGATTTTACGGTGGCTAATCTGCAAGATGTTCACCAACGAGAAGGCTTCGAGATTATTCATATCGCTTCCCACTCTGAGTTTAATCCTGGTTCCCCTGATGATTCGTTTATTCAGTTTAGCGATCGCCGATTAAGTTTGGCTCAAATTGAGGAGTTGAATTTAGAATTACCTCCCGTTGATTTATTAGTTTTGAGTGCTTGCCAAACCGCTTTAGGAGATGAAGATGCGGAGTATGGTTTTGCTGGCTTAGCGATGCAAGCGGGGGTCAAATCTGCTTTAGCTAGTCTTTGGGCAATTGATGATACAGGAACGGTTGTACTGATGAGTGACTTTTATCAGCAGTTGAAATCTACCCCTAGCAAATCAGCAGCATTGAGACAAGCCCAAATGAATTTGCTGCAACGGAAAATTTTTGTGGAAGAATCTCAAATCCAAGGCTTAGACGTAGCTGTCGATCTGGCTCAAATAAGTTCAGCTGAGCAAAATCAAGACTTCACCCATCCTTATTATTGGGCGGGATTTACCTTGATTGGCAATCCTTGGTAGATCAATAGCTCTAAGTTGTAAGCTTTAAGCTCTAAGCTCTAAGCATTTTGATGGGCGATCGCTTATACAGAGCATGGCATTACTATACTCCTGCACATGCTCTTGCTAACTCTAGGCTACTGTTGCCTGATTCAACAGATTTTGGACATCTGCGGTTTTCATCCGTGCGCCCAAGGTAGTAACTATCTTAGATGACGCTAAAGACGCTAAACGCCCTGCCTCTGGATAACTCATGCCGTTAGTAATACCGTAAAGAAAAGCACCTGCATACATATCTCCTGCACCAACAGTATCGATCGCCTTCACAGGAAATGGCTCAATCTCGATTAACTGTTCACCGTCGAAAACCACTGAACCTAATGCTCCGCGAGTCACGGCAAACCTTTTAGCTAAAGTTTTAAGATATTCAATTGCTTCATCAAAATCTTCGGTTTCTGCCATTAATAAAGCTTCTGACTCATTAGCAAACAGAAAATCTACCCCTGAACCAATAATTTCTAGTAGTCCCGATTTAAAAAATTTGACCATATTGAGATCGGCTAGGGTAAACGCCACCTTATTTCCCGCAGCTTGGGCAGTTTCTCTGGCTTTAATTGCCGCTTGCTTGCTGCTTTCGCCACTAACTAAATAACCTTCAATATAAGTATATTCAGCCTGTTCAATCGCTTCAGGAACAAGTTCGGCATCACTAAATTCCCCTGAAATCCCCAGAAAAGTATTCATCGTGCGATCGGCATCAGGAGTCACAAAGACTAAACATTTGCCCGTTACACCTGATTTTGCTACCTGGCTTTCTAAATTAGTTACTACACCACAGTCGATTAAATCTTGGGTATAAAAATTCCCTGGTTCGTCATCTGCTACCTTGCAAGAATAAAACGCTTTTCCGCCAAACTGACTAACCGCAATTAACGTATTGGCTGCTGAACCACCACAGGAACGTTTTTGCTCATAGTTCGCTAAATTACTGACAATTTTATCCTGGCTATCTTGGTCTAAAAGAGTCATCACACCCTTTTCAATTCCCAGGTTTTGTAATACTTCTGGTGATACTTCAAACTCAATATCTAATAGAGCATTACCCAGAGCGTACACATCATATTTCGCCATAAATTACCTCAAGTCATTAATCTAATTAACTTTAAGCAAGATAGCATTATTAGCACTTGGGTATCAGTTGCGATCGCTAATTAAAGAATCTATAATTACACCCTTTTTAGGCGAACTTTTTTGAGGCTATCAGGAGATAAAGGCTGGTTATCTAAGTCAGAGAGAGCATTTGCTTCAATTTCTGAATCACTCATAGAATTAAGCCTTTCTAAATCAGTTAAATCTTCTGATTGTTTCGCTTTGTCAATCGTTGTCCGAGTAATAGAGTTTTCTTTCATATCTGGTTGTCTGAAGCACTAAGAGATCGCTATCCAGTTTTACTCAGCTTCTTGCCAGCCTTCGATAGTTGCTACCAAAATATTGATCAGTGGATGATTAACAGCTTCTTTAAAAGTTTCTATACCAAAGGCTTTGAGAGCATTGATAACTTTGGCTTTTAATGTAGGATTATTCTCAATTTGGTCAACAGCTTTGCCTATAACTATATTTCTCTCTTTGCCTGTGGTTGTGGGATATGTTTCGGACAACTGTTCTAGAAGATGTTGAATTTCTGCTGCTGCTTGAGCTAGATTTTGTTGTTCTGCTTCATTAATTACTCCTGCGACTTTTGCATTATCTTTAATTTCGCCACCATTCATGTGACCGATGCCGAAATTTCCGCTATTAATATGTACTACCGAACTGGGATTAGTATTGATATTCAATGGAATCTTACCCTTTAATGCTAAATGTCCTTCAGAAGTAATTTCTGTAACTAAAATAAGATCTATTTTAGACTTACCAGGATTTTGACTTTGCTTATGTTCTCTTAATTCGATAAATTTTGAGCTTTTTAGCTGATTTAAGATTACTCTAACGTCATGTATATTTAGATTAAGATCGCTGGCGATTTGACTGTCTTTAATAGGACAATTTTCGGCAATTTCCTGTAATATCAAGATTTTTTCTGGCTCGAACATTTCATTTTCCTTGGCTACTGTTTGATTAATTTGTATTCCTGGTAATAGAAGCCTTTCATATACATGGGCAAGAAATTCATTTTTGGCTTTTAATTCTCCTTCTAAACCAGATATTATGCGCTCATATCTAAGAATTAAATTTTCTCTTACTTTATCTTTACTAACTCCAGGTGGAACACTAACTTTTAGAACTATTAATCCGTCTTCTAAAGCTTTATATTTTCGCAAAAATAATTGTCCACCATCGGTATTATAAATTTGTATATTTTCCTCATTAAAAGCATAAGCAAATGCTTTCCAATTAATGCCATAACTAAAGATTAAATTGGCGGTATTTTCAACTTCCTGAAAGATTTTAGTAAATTCCCCTGGTTCAAAGTTTTGCTTGGGATCATGAGGAAGACGTTTTTGTTTATCTTGCTCTAAATAAACAAAATCACAAATTGCATTGTTCAGGTTGGTTTTACTGTTAGTATGCCAGTATTCTATGCAAGCTCCAGTAAAAATCGCTCTCTCGAAGTTAGTTTCCAGTGCTTGAATCCTACTTAGATTTGTTTCACTGAGATTTATTCCTCTAAGATCTTTTCCACTGAGATTTACCCCACTGAGATTTACCCCACTGAGATCTGCTCCATTGAGATTTACCCCACTGAGATCTGCTCCATTGAGATTTGCTTTACTAAGATTTGCTTTACTAAGATTTGCTCCACTGAGATCTACCTCACTAAGATTTGCTTTACTAAGATTTGCTCCACTGAGATTTGCTCCATTGAGATTCAACCCACTGAGATTCAACCCACTAAGGTTTGCCCCTCTAAAATCTGCCGTTTGGATATACCTCCTACGGCGATATCTTCTACTGAGATCTGCCTCACTAAGATTTGCTTCACTGAGATCTGCTCCATTGAGATTTGCTCCATTGAGATTTGCCTCACACAGATCTGCTCCATTGAGATTTGCTCTATTGAGATTTGCCTCACACAGATCTGCTCCACGGAGATTTGTCCCACTGAGATCTGCCTCACACAGATCTGCCCTACTGAGATCTGCCCTACTGAGATTTGTCCCACGGAGATCTACCTCACACAGATCTGCCCCACCGAGATTTACTCCACAGAGATCTGCCTCACTGAGATCTATCCAGCGAAGATCTACTCCAGGGAGATTTGTCTCCATAAGAATAGCCTCCCTAAGAATAGCCTCACTAAGATCTATCCAACTGAGATCTGCCTCGCCGAAGTCAGCTTCTATTCTACGGTTTGTTTCTCTCCATTTGTTCCAAACCTCTACTCCTTGCTTAAGCAAAGCAAGATGTTCTTTATTTGCCATCTTGTTTCATCCCTGTCCATTTCTTTGACAACTTACCAGGGCTAATATTTTTCTTCTTTCTCCCATAAAGTATTGATAAGCGATCGCCATTTTGTAACGCAATTGAAGCTTCTCACCTAATCATAAAATATTCGCACTTTTTCAACTTTGATTAACAATTTTTCTTAAGTTTTTATCAGAGCAAATAGAGATTAGCCGCGATCACCCACGATAAAAATTCACCTTTAATTCATCTCAAGATACAGGGAAAATTCACAGTCGCTGATTTAAGAATAGTGCGATCGCTTTCCTTCTTGTTGCCTGATGCGCACTGATTAATCTGATGACATCGCCTAGAGCCGATATAATTATCCTAAATGGATTAGCGCTTAACAACTAGTTTTTAGTCGCCCCTGCTCTTAATATGTCATCATCCAATTTAAAAACCTCTGTTGAAGAACAAGAAGATTATCTCAATGAGCTTCCTGGTGAAGTGGAAATGTCTCTGTTCGATCATCTAGAAGAACTACGTCTACGACTATTTTATGCCTTAATTGCCGTGGCGATCGCAGCTCTTGGCTGTTTTATCTTTGTTAGACCGCTTGTTCGCACCTTAGAAGTACCCGCCCAAGGTGTTAAGTTTCTCCAGCTAGCTCCAGGAGAGTTTTTCTTTGTTTCGATTAAGGTAGCTGGCTATAGTGGCATGGTATTAGCAAGCCCTTTTATTTTGTACCAAATTGTGCAATTTGTTCTACCAGGACTTACTAGAAAAGAACGTCGGCTACTTGCTCCCGTAATTTTTGGCTCTAGCATCTTGTTTTTTGCTGGCTTGTTTTTTGCTTATATTGCCTTAATTCCTGCTGCGCTCAATTTCTTTATTAACTACGGTAGCGATGTAGTTGAGCAGTCTTGGTCAATTGATAAGTATTTTGAATTTGTTTTACTGCTGCTGTTTAGTACGGGGTTGGCTTTTCAGATTCCCATTGTACAGCTTATTTTAGGCTTTCTTGGTATTGTTAATTCGGCACAGATGTTTGCGGGTTGGCGCTACGTAGTGCTAGGTTCAGTAATTATGGGAGCAGTACTGACTCCTTCAACAGATCCTTTAACCCAGTCTTTACTAGCAGGAGCGGTATTGGGATTATATTTTGGGGGTATTGGCGCAGTTAAGCTACTGGGAAAATAATGGTTGTCTATTTTAACTCCAAAGCTTAATTGAAACTAGCGGTCATTGAATCATTATTCCAGCCTGGTTCTTAAAACCAAAATTACATCAAGACTGACAGTAAAAGACCAATGACAACAAAGGCACAGCTTAAAATTACTAGAATACTAAGCTGTTGATTCAGAATTGCTTTTTTGTTCAGTTTATCTAAATGATTAGAAATATGGTAGACCTGTTTTTCTAGGTTAGCGCACCGATTTTCCAGAGAAAACTTGCTATTTTCATATCTCTTGGCGTCACTATTGCCAACATTTTTTCGCTGATTTCCTCGATCATTATTTAAATTATCGAGTAGTTTTGACTGCTGTAAAATTACGGATTTAAGTTGCTCTATTTCCTGAGAATTCGACTGAGATTGGGTTGCTTTATAAAGATACTGTTCCAACAAACCTGGCCCCAGCTGAAAATATCCTTTATAGGCAGAATAAACTGCATTAATCAACTCTTTTTCAGGAGTATTTTTTTTAAGATAGCCTTTTGCACCTACTTGTAAAGCAGCATCTAAATAAGTGTCATCATTATGAACACTAATAATTAAAACATTTGTATTGATAAACTGCTCGGAAATAATTTGAGTAGCTTCTAGTCCATCCATGACAGGCATTTCAATATCCATTAATACTACATGAGGATGGTGAATCTTGATTAACTCGATCGCTTCTTTACCGTCATTAGCACAACCAATCAGCTCTAAACCAGGGTCAGCTTCAATATAGTTTTTGATAATTTCTTGAACTGTTTTTTGATCGTCTACTATCAAGACTTTGATCATTAGCTTGGGGTATTTTACTGATAGATTAACTTTAAAACTACATTATAATGTCAATAAATATAACAGACAGGGAACTAAAAGTCACGACACCTGACTTATAGAATCTAATAGAATCTAAATAGCAATACAAATATACCTCGAAAATATTAAGAGACAACTAATAAACTGATAAATTGATAAATAGTATACCTAATACTTCCAGATTTCAAAGCTTTCCATAAGCAGATTAATTACTTAACTTAAGATTAGATGAAATTAAATTATTCTGACATCTTCGTAACTCTTTCTACAAACAAAATAGAGTTAATGGTAGATTTTTATAGTCAGCTTTTAAACCAGTCGCCAGCGATTTATCAACCCCCGATTTATGCAGAATTTCAACTAGAAAAACTTCGGCTCTGTATTTTTCAACCTAAATCTGAACGCCAAGCAGAATTTAGTAATCATAGTAGCAGTATGAGTCTCTGTTTAGAAGTTGAGAATTTAGTCCAGGCGATCGCTCATATTTCAGCTTTAGGTTATCCACCTCCTGGAGAAATTATTGAAGCATCCCATGGTCGAGAAATTTATGCTTATGATCCTGGCAAAAATCGCTTGATTCTACATCAATCTCCAACTGAGTAACCTTGATGGTGTAGATTAAATACCAAATAATCAATCGCAACTAAAAAACCAGAGAGCTAATTTTAGTCTCTGGCAATATGTAAGTTAATTCTATTTATTTACAGTTAAAATTATTCTTTAGCTGTTTCGGCTGATTGTTCGCTCACTTCTGTGACTCCAGCATCTTCTGTCTCTACAGGTTTTGCTGGTAGAACTATGGAAATAGCCGTACGTTCAGGATCGTCTAAGACTTCTGCTCCTTCAGGTAAGACAATCTCACCTACCTGAAGCATACTACCAATTTCAAAGTTAGTAACGTCAATCTCAATGGACTCAGGAATACTATCGGCAGCGCAAATAATTTTCAACTCAGTCATAATTTGATCGACAATGCCACCTTCTTTCGTTCCCGCAGCTTTACCAGTCAATACAAGAGGCACAACAATCTCTACCTGTTGTTTGGCAGAAACAGTGAAAAAACTTAGGTGATTTAAAGTTCTTTTCCAGGGATGAGCCTGTACCTCTCTAATCAAAGCCTTACCTTTCCAGGAAATATCAGGAACGTTGAGATCGATCAAGGTATTATTGATGGCTGCCTCTCTCAATAATAATTGAGCTTCTTTGGCAGGAATTGTTAAAGAAATTGAATTGGCTCCATCATGACCGTATAAAGCGGCGGGAATTAATCCTTCACGGCGTAAAGCTCTTGGTTTACTCCCCTCTGGACGGGATTTACATTCTACTGAAATGTTCATATTGTTTGGTTGATAGTAACTAAATATGGTTAATCTGGTTTAATCTGGTTCAAAGTTGCTCCAAGCTAGCAAAAGTTATCAGCTTGTTGTTTGAGCATTAGGTATTAGCAGCCTACTCAACAGGAACACCATCGGCATCTAACAAGGCTCTTTTTGGACCATGAATCGGATCTTCGACTATAATTGTCTGATCGCGACCTGGCCCGACGGAAACAATGGCGATCGGCACTTTCATTAACTCTGCCAGATACTTGAGATAATTCAGCGCTTTTTTCGGTAAATCCGCTAGAGAACGACAGCCTGTTGTATCCTGCTGCCACCCTGGTAAGCTTTTATAAACAGGTTTGCAGTTAGCAAAATGACTAGCGTTAGTGGGAAAATGATTGCAAATTCCGCCATCTATTTCGTAAGCTACACAGACCTTAATTTCTTCAAGTTCGTCTAGTACATCCAGCTTGGTAATGGCTAGACAATCTAAACCATTGATTCTGACTGCATAACGACCAATCACCGCATCAAACCAGCCACAGCGACGACGACGACCTGTAGTAGTACCAAACTCAGCACCTAATTCTCCCAATAGCTCACCAACCCGATCGTTAAGCTCTGTAGGGAAAGGCCCTTCGCCCACACGAGTCGTATAGGCTTTTGCCACACCGATTACTCGATCGATAGTAGTTGGCCCTACTCCTGCGCCGACACAAGCTCCTCCAGCAATCGGATTAGAAGAAGTAACGTAAGGATAAGTACCATGATCTAAATCTAATAAAGTTCCTTGCGCTCCTTCAAACAGAATATTTTTTTTCTCGTTTACTGCTTCATAAATTTTGAGAGAACTATCGACAACAAATGGCTTAAGGTATTCAGCGTATTTTAGATACTCTTCAATTACTTTCTCTGGGTCTAAAGGAGGTAAATTATACAGTTTTTCTAAAATTACGTTTTTATAGTTAATCGTCCAGCCCAGCTGTTTACGCAGATGCTCCGAGTTCATTAAATCTAAAACTCGAATACCTGTTCGCTCTGATTTGTCAGCATAGGTCGGCCCTATTCCTCTACCAGTAGTGCCAATTTTATATTCACCCCTGCTTTCTTCTGATGCCTGATCGATCTTGCGATGATAGGGCATAGTTACATGGGCTGTCTGAGATATATGTAGGTTATCTACTGTCACTCCCAAAGCTTTAAGCTGCTCTATTTCTTCGATCAACACTTGAGGATCGATTACTGTCCCTGAGCCAATAATACATTCTGTATTAGAATACAAAATTCCCGAAGGGATTAAGTGCAGTTTAAAAGTTTGTCCAGCTACAACAACTGTATGTCCTGCATTTACTCCACCTTGGGAGCGTACCACGACATCTGCCGAGCGACTAAGTAGATCGGTTATTTTTCCTTTTCCTTCGTCACCCCATTGGGCGCCGATCACGATAA contains:
- a CDS encoding pentapeptide repeat-containing protein, which translates into the protein MANKEHLALLKQGVEVWNKWRETNRRIEADFGEADLSWIDLSEAILREAILMETNLPGVDLRWIDLSEADLCGVNLGGADLCEVDLRGTNLSRADLSRADLCEADLSGTNLRGADLCEANLNRANLNGADLCEANLNGANLNGADLSEANLSEADLSRRYRRRRYIQTADFRGANLSGLNLSGLNLNGANLSGANLSKANLSEVDLSGANLSKANLSKANLNGADLSGVNLNGADLSGVNLSGVNLSGKDLRGINLSETNLSRIQALETNFERAIFTGACIEYWHTNSKTNLNNAICDFVYLEQDKQKRLPHDPKQNFEPGEFTKIFQEVENTANLIFSYGINWKAFAYAFNEENIQIYNTDGGQLFLRKYKALEDGLIVLKVSVPPGVSKDKVRENLILRYERIISGLEGELKAKNEFLAHVYERLLLPGIQINQTVAKENEMFEPEKILILQEIAENCPIKDSQIASDLNLNIHDVRVILNQLKSSKFIELREHKQSQNPGKSKIDLILVTEITSEGHLALKGKIPLNINTNPSSVVHINSGNFGIGHMNGGEIKDNAKVAGVINEAEQQNLAQAAAEIQHLLEQLSETYPTTTGKERNIVIGKAVDQIENNPTLKAKVINALKAFGIETFKEAVNHPLINILVATIEGWQEAE
- the tatC gene encoding twin-arginine translocase subunit TatC; translation: MSSSNLKTSVEEQEDYLNELPGEVEMSLFDHLEELRLRLFYALIAVAIAALGCFIFVRPLVRTLEVPAQGVKFLQLAPGEFFFVSIKVAGYSGMVLASPFILYQIVQFVLPGLTRKERRLLAPVIFGSSILFFAGLFFAYIALIPAALNFFINYGSDVVEQSWSIDKYFEFVLLLLFSTGLAFQIPIVQLILGFLGIVNSAQMFAGWRYVVLGSVIMGAVLTPSTDPLTQSLLAGAVLGLYFGGIGAVKLLGK
- a CDS encoding response regulator transcription factor: MIKVLIVDDQKTVQEIIKNYIEADPGLELIGCANDGKEAIELIKIHHPHVVLMDIEMPVMDGLEATQIISEQFINTNVLIISVHNDDTYLDAALQVGAKGYLKKNTPEKELINAVYSAYKGYFQLGPGLLEQYLYKATQSQSNSQEIEQLKSVILQQSKLLDNLNNDRGNQRKNVGNSDAKRYENSKFSLENRCANLEKQVYHISNHLDKLNKKAILNQQLSILVILSCAFVVIGLLLSVLM
- a CDS encoding VOC family protein, producing MKLNYSDIFVTLSTNKIELMVDFYSQLLNQSPAIYQPPIYAEFQLEKLRLCIFQPKSERQAEFSNHSSSMSLCLEVENLVQAIAHISALGYPPPGEIIEASHGREIYAYDPGKNRLILHQSPTE
- a CDS encoding 50S ribosomal protein L25/general stress protein Ctc; protein product: MNISVECKSRPEGSKPRALRREGLIPAALYGHDGANSISLTIPAKEAQLLLREAAINNTLIDLNVPDISWKGKALIREVQAHPWKRTLNHLSFFTVSAKQQVEIVVPLVLTGKAAGTKEGGIVDQIMTELKIICAADSIPESIEIDVTNFEIGSMLQVGEIVLPEGAEVLDDPERTAISIVLPAKPVETEDAGVTEVSEQSAETAKE
- a CDS encoding adenylosuccinate synthase yields the protein MANVIVIGAQWGDEGKGKITDLLSRSADVVVRSQGGVNAGHTVVVAGQTFKLHLIPSGILYSNTECIIGSGTVIDPQVLIEEIEQLKALGVTVDNLHISQTAHVTMPYHRKIDQASEESRGEYKIGTTGRGIGPTYADKSERTGIRVLDLMNSEHLRKQLGWTINYKNVILEKLYNLPPLDPEKVIEEYLKYAEYLKPFVVDSSLKIYEAVNEKKNILFEGAQGTLLDLDHGTYPYVTSSNPIAGGACVGAGVGPTTIDRVIGVAKAYTTRVGEGPFPTELNDRVGELLGELGAEFGTTTGRRRRCGWFDAVIGRYAVRINGLDCLAITKLDVLDELEEIKVCVAYEIDGGICNHFPTNASHFANCKPVYKSLPGWQQDTTGCRSLADLPKKALNYLKYLAELMKVPIAIVSVGPGRDQTIIVEDPIHGPKRALLDADGVPVE